TGTTTCGATTTTCTCTCTCCCATGGTTTTAAGAATGTCCGGGTTTTTAACCAATTCGATCGTTAAAGAGTCATCATTTTTTTTGATTTTTTCTTTGGCAATTTCCTTTGGAGCATAATCTGCAACAGCAGCGCTCGCGATGGCAATGTCTGACGTTTCGTAATATTTAAAAACTTCGGTGAACATTTCTTTTGCTGAGGTTACACGATGAATTTCAATATCCGGATGAGAAGTACTCAAAGAACTTGGTCCAGAAATCAAAATCACTTTCGCTCCACGTTTTGCAGCTTCTTCCGCCAAAGAAAATCCCATTTTTCCTGAAGAATGATTCCCGATAAAACGCACAGGATCAATTGCTTCGTAAGTTGGACCGGCTGTAATGAGGACAGTTTTACCGGACAAAGTTTTCAGGCCCTGGTTTGAAACTAAAAAATTTTCAATTCTTTCAGCAATCGTTTCCGGCTCTGCCATTCTTCCCTGACCCACCAATCCGCTTGCCAGCTCTCCTGTTTCGGCAGGAATAATAATGTGACCGAAATCTTCAGCCAATTCCAGATTCTGTTTTGTAGAAGGATGTTCATACATGTCGAGATCCATCGCCGGCGCAACCATTACGGGACATTTTGCCGACATATAGGTTGCAATCACCAGATTGTCACACATCCCGTGAACCATTTTTGCTAAAGTATTGGCAGTGCAGGGCGCAATTAAGATTAAATCTGCCCAGAGCGCGAATTCAACATGATTGTTCCAGGTGCCGTTTTCCGAATAAAAATCAGAGAACACCGGATTTTTTGAAAGGGTAGAAAGGTTAAGTTTCGAAACAAAATTGTCTGCCGAAGGGGTCATTAAAACCTGAACTTCTATGCCTTTTTTTATGAGGTCGCGGATGAGGTAATTGATTTTGTAAGCGGCAATTCCGCCGGTAATACAGATGAGTATTTTTTTTCCCTGAATTGCCATTTCAAACTGTTATTTAGGTCTAACGAATTTAGTTAAAATTTTAGAATTACCGAAAGCCAGAGCGTTGGTGTAGAATAAAAAAGTCACAAAAGCTTTTGCTAATGTGACTTTGTATAATTTTAGACAGAGATTAGTTTCTCTCGTCTGTATTTCTGAAGTAAATTTCGTCATCAAGCCATTCCTGGATTGCAATAGACGTTGGTTTCGGAAGTTTCTCGTAGTGTTTTGAGATTTCGATTTGCTCTCTGTTTTCGAAAACTTCTTCCAAAGTAGAGTTGTGCACCGCGAATTCATCTAACTTATTGTGAAGTTCTGAGCGAATCTCTGCATTAATCTGCTCTGCTCTTTTCCCCATAATTACAATGGCTTCGTAGATAGAACCTACTTTTTCTTCAATTTTATCTTTGTCGTAAGTGATGGTACTTAATTCGGCTTTAGAATCTTTAACGCTCATTTTCAGTGAATTATTTATATTTAAAGTCTGCAAATATACAGCTTATTTTTGAATATTAAAAGTTGCTGCCGGTGCCGGAGTCGAAAGTGCTGCGCTGTCTCTCTTGATCTGGTTGGCTTTTTTCTCAGCTTCTCGCTGGTCTTTTTCCAGATTCAGTCTGGCTTCTTCTTCCTTTTGTTTTTCCTGAAGTTCTTTTTTTCTAGCTTCTACTTTTTTCTCCAGTTCAAGGAACGCTTCTTTCTCTTTAGCGAGTTTGTTTCTAAGATCTACAGCGATCTTGGCATTTTCGGTACCCGGCATATCGCGCTCGACCTGTTTTGTGAATGCCAAAGCATTTTCGATACGGTCTTTTTTCAGGTCGTAAACTGAATTTACGGCAAGTTCGTATTTAGACCTCAAGATGTATTCGTAAATTTTC
The window above is part of the Kaistella faecalis genome. Proteins encoded here:
- the coaBC gene encoding bifunctional phosphopantothenoylcysteine decarboxylase/phosphopantothenate--cysteine ligase CoaBC, whose product is MAIQGKKILICITGGIAAYKINYLIRDLIKKGIEVQVLMTPSADNFVSKLNLSTLSKNPVFSDFYSENGTWNNHVEFALWADLILIAPCTANTLAKMVHGMCDNLVIATYMSAKCPVMVAPAMDLDMYEHPSTKQNLELAEDFGHIIIPAETGELASGLVGQGRMAEPETIAERIENFLVSNQGLKTLSGKTVLITAGPTYEAIDPVRFIGNHSSGKMGFSLAEEAAKRGAKVILISGPSSLSTSHPDIEIHRVTSAKEMFTEVFKYYETSDIAIASAAVADYAPKEIAKEKIKKNDDSLTIELVKNPDILKTMGERKSKQFLIGFALETQNEEENALGKLQKKNLDMIILNSLRDEGAGFKSDTNKIKIFTKTDRKEFNLKTKNEVAKDILNFMEEEILK
- a CDS encoding DNA-directed RNA polymerase subunit omega; translated protein: MSVKDSKAELSTITYDKDKIEEKVGSIYEAIVIMGKRAEQINAEIRSELHNKLDEFAVHNSTLEEVFENREQIEISKHYEKLPKPTSIAIQEWLDDEIYFRNTDERN